The sequence below is a genomic window from Elusimicrobiales bacterium.
CGGGCAGCAGCAGCGCGCTTTTCTGGCGCGGGCGCTGGTGAATTCTCCCCGGCTGCTGCTGCTGGACGAGCCGGGCGCCGCGCTGGACCCCAAAAGCCGCCGGGGGTTTTACGAGCTGCTGTCGCGGCTTAATTCCGGCGGCAAAACCACCATAATACTGGTAACCCACGACATGGCCGAGGCCGGCAGGTACGCCGCCCGGCTGATGATGGTGGACTCGCGCCTGGTATTCCACGGCACGCGCGAGGAATTCTGCCGCTCCGAGACGGTGTCCGAATTTTTCGGCCCCTTCTCGCAGCATGTGATATGCCACAGGCATGACCATTGATATTTTAAGCATGGGTTTTGCCCAGCGCGCGCTGCTGGCGGCGGCGCTGGTGTCCGCCGGCTGCGCGGCGCTGGGCGTTTTTCTGGTGCTGCGGCGGCTTTCGCTGCTGGGCGACGGGCTGGCGCATGCCAGCTTCGCGGGGGTGGCGGCGGGGCTGCTGGCGGGGGTGAACCCGTTTGCGGCGGCGGCGGTTTTCGCGGTAATCTGCTCCCACTGGATTTTCCGGCTTTCCGAAAAGACGAAGATGTCGGGCGACGCGGCCATAGGCATAGCCGGCGCGGCGGGGGTGGCTGCGGCGGCGGCCATATCCAGCGCGGCGGGCGGCTTCAATTCCGGGCTGATGACATACCTCTTCGGCAGCGTATTGACCGTTACCGGCGCGGAACTGGCCGCCGCGGCGGCGATGACGGCGGCGGCGCTGGGCATGATAGCGGTTTTCTATAACGAGCTTGTCTGCGCCGCATTTGAGGGCGAGCAGGCCCGGGTGCTGGGCGTTAAAACCGGCGCGCTAAACGCGATGTTCGCGGCTGTGGCGGCGGGGCAGATAGTGGCGGCGGTAAAGGTGGCCGGCGTGATGCTGACACCGGCTTTGATTGTAATCCCAGCCAGCGCGGCGCTGCTGGTGGCGCGCGGGTTCAAAACGGCAATCGCGCTGGCCTGCATAATCGCGGCGGCGGGCGCGGTTGGCGGAATACTGGCGGCTTTCGCGCTCAATATCCCCGCAGGCGCGGCTATAACGTTGGCGGACCTGCTGCTGCTGGCCGCCGCCTATGCCTATGCCAGAATCTCCGGCAGGAGAATACGATTGTGAAAACCGCCGTCTGCCTTCTGCTGGTTTGCCTCGGAAACCGCGCCTTCGCGCGGGACAAGGTCATCTACGGTGAAGACGACCGCGTTGATTATTACACCGCCTCCCCCGAATGGCGCGCGCTGGCGGACTCCACCGCCGCGCTGTTCAAGGCGGACAAGGTCGCCCCCGACGGGACGCTTTCGCTGGAAACGCTGGCCTCGCGGCACAATCTCTGCTCCGGGCAACGTTTCGGCGAGCAGCCGGCGGGCTCCTACTGCTCCGGCTCGCTTGTGGCGCCGGATGTTATAATGACGGCGGGCCACTGCCTCAGCGTCGGCGACAGTTCCACCAACGGGCTGGATGTTCCCGAATGCGCGGACATCAAATTCGTATTCGGCTATGCGCTGAAAAGCCCCGGCGCCCCGCCCGGCAAAGCCGATCCCGCCGATGTATACCGCTGCGCGGGCGTGATAGCGCGCGGTTTTCCCGGCATAGGCTCCAGAACCAGCGATTACGCGCTTTTGCGGCTGGACAGGCCGGTCCGAAACCGCGCTCCCGTTCCGCTGAACCGGGGAAAGGGAGTGTCCGCCGGCAACGGCGTGGGGGTTATAGGCTATCCGTCCGGCCTGCCGCTTAAAATCGCCGCCGGGGCGGCTGTGCGGGACGCCTCCAGCCCCGTGTTCTTCACGGCGAATCTGGATTCGTTCGGCGGCAATTCCGGCTCCATGGTGTTCAACCTGAAAACCGGGCTTGTTGAGGGGATAGTGGTGCGCGGGGATTCGGATTTCGCCTCAAACGGCGATTGCAACGTTTACAATATAAAACCGCAGAACGGCGGACGCGGCGAGGATGTGATTAAAATCTCGGTCATTCTGCCGCATCTGAATCCGCCCGCCGAGGCCGCGACTGCGGAACCCGCCGCCGCATACGAGGACATCGCCGCCAGAAGCCGCGCTATCCTCCTGTCTTTTGACGGCGTCAGTAATTCTGCTCGCCGATAGGCTCCAGCGGGAGGGAACAGGGGGGCAGCGGGTTTTCCTCCTGCGCCGCCGGCGGGCGCGGCGCAAAACAGCCCTCCGCCGGCGCGCCGTTTGCGGCAAGCGTGTTGCACAACTCGTCCGCCTCGCCGGTTTGCTTTGACTTTGCCGCCAGCTTCATAAATTGAGCCATTGCCTCAGCCGCCTTTTTGTATTCTTTTTTCGCTGCCAGCACGGCGGCCTTTTCCCTGAAAAAACAGCCGTTTTCCCCGTCGGCGGCTGTGGCGCGGTCCGCGTCCGCCTCGGCGGCGTCGTATCGCCCGGCGGCTGCATGGGCGCGCGCGCGCAGCATAAATGCCCAGCCGCCCGCGCCTTTCGGGTCCAGCTTAAGCGCCCTGTCAAAATCCTCCTCCGCCAGCTTGAGCGAATCATCGTGCTGGTACAGGCGCGCCAGCTCCAGCAGCGCGGCGCCGTGCTTGAGATAGGCTTTTGCCGTCGGCTCCACGAAAAGCGACAGGCCGTACAGTTTCAGCGCGGCCTTGAGCGAGGTTTTGGAATCGGACAGGGAGAGCAGCGCGGTATCCCCCGTCTTGGCCAGCGTTCCGGCCCGCGCCGCGCCGCCGCCAGAGCCGGCGATGTTCACTGCCAGCCCGACGGCGTCATAGAGGTAGAGGGCTATCTCGTTTTTCTCGCTTTGGCTGGAGTATTCCCAGGGGGCAAATCCGATTTCCGGCGCGGCGGCTTTGCGCGCGCCTTCGCCTGTGGCCTGGGCGCAGCCGGTTATGTTAAAGCCCATGGCGGCCAGCTCCTCGCATTCCATGCTCTGCGCCACGGTTTGCGCCGCCGCCGAATCCTCGCAGACCGAGAAAAAGCTGTGCATATCCCGCGCGGCGTCGGTGTAGTTGCCCTGCTCCACCCCCAGCGATGCGCGCGCATAGTGGAAATAGGGGTTGCCCGGCGCGATGTCTATCGCCGCGTCCAGGTCGGAGGCTGCGCCGGAGGGGTCCTCCAAATCCTTGCGCACCAGCGCGCGCAGGTAATACGCCATGCCCCAGCGGCCTTTGGGGTCCGCGGCCAGCGATTTGCCGTAGCTTTCCTCCGCGGCGCGCAGATCGCCCATGCGCTCCTCGGTTACGGCGCGGAAAAACCAGGCGTCCGCGTCCGCGGGGGAGGAGGAGGTCTTCGCCGTCCATTCCTGTATTGCGGAGCCGGTGTTCTGCGCCGCGCTTTCGGCGGTTTTCATGTACTGGTCAAACCATTGCGAGGCGGCCTTTGCCTGCGCCGAATAAAACGCGGGCAGCTCGGATTCCGGGATTTTCCTTTCCTTTGCCAGCTTCAGTATGGCCTCGTGCACCCCGTTTTTGCGGGCAAGGGCCGTATCCTCGGCGCTTATGGCCGGTTTGGGGACGGGTTTTTCTTCCGCGGCGAAAGCCGGCCCGCAAACGGCCAGCAGCGCCGCCAGTGTTAAACTCTTCATAGTGGTTTCATTATAGCGCATTTTCCGCGCCGCGGCGCGCCGATAGCGGCGCGCCTTTTTGTATAATTGGAGCATCTAATGCTTATAACAGAACTGTTCAGGGGCGTGGAGGCCGGGCCGCTGCCGGAAGGGCTGGACGTTTCCGGCATAGCGGTGGATTCGCGCGATGTAAAGCCGGGCGACGTGTTTTTCGCCTTCTCCGGCGCGAATACGGACGGACACCTTTATATAGCCGAGGCCGTCTCCCGCGGGGCGCGCGCGGTGGTTACCGGCGGCGCCTCCGGCATGGACGGCGGGCGGCTGCCCTTTATAAAAACGCCCGACATCAACGCCGCGCTGGCGGCCTGCGTGAACGCATTTTACAAGCGGCCCTCCGCCGCGCTGGAAGTAATCGGCGTAACCGGAACAAACGGCAAAACCACCACCACCTACCTGCTGGAATCCATATGGAACGCCGCGGGCAAAAAATCCGGCGTTACCGGCACGATCAATTACCGCATAGGCGGCGAGATAATAAGCGGCTCGGTCAACACCACGCCGCATGCGCTGACTTTGCAGAAACTGCTTGCGCTGACAGAGCAGCGCGGCGCGCGGACGGCCATCATGGAAGTCTCCTCCCACGCGCTGGCGCTCAAACGGGTGGACGGCATTCTCTTTGACTGCGCCGTGTTCACAAACCTGGCCCAGGACCATCTGGATTTCCACCTCACGCGCGGGGATTACCTCGCCGCCAAGCGCAAACTTTTTGAGATGCTCTCCGCGCCGGAAAACGCAAAGCCGGGGCGGCTGGCCGTAATCAACGGCGACGACCCCGCCGGCTGGAGCCTGAAAACCGCGCTTTCCCCGGCGGTAAAGCCGGTATTTTTCGGGCTGGGCGCGGCGCGCGACTGGCGGGCGCAAGACATCCGCGCCGGGCTGGACGGGACTGAATTCACCCTCGTCTCGCCGCAGGGCAGGACGCAGGCGCGGCTGAGCATATGGGGGATTTACAACATTCTCAATGCGCTGGCCGCCACGGCCTGCGCCGCCGGGCGCGGGATACCGATGGACGCCATCCTCAACGGCCTGGCCGCGCTGCAGCGCGTCCCCGGCAGGATGGAGGCGGTGCGCGCCGGGCAGGACTTCAGGGTTTTTGTTGATTTTGCGCACACCGAAAGCGCGCTTTCCGCCGTGCTGGCGGCTTTGAAAAAGCAGTCTTCCGGCAAAATCTACACTGTGTTCGGCTGCGGCGGCGAGCGCGACCGCACCAAGCGCGGCCCCATGGGGGTTGCGGTCTGCTCCGTCTGCGCGCGGGCTTTCATCACCTCCGACAATCCCCGGCGCGAGCCGCCGGACCAGATTTTCTCCGATATAGAGGCCGGCGTAAAAGCCGCCGGGCTTAACAATTACACCGTCATACCGGACAGGCGGGAGGCCGTGCGCCAGGCGCTCAAATCCGCCCGGAAAGGCGATATAGTGCTGCTGGCCGGCAAGGGGCACGAGAGATGCCAGGTCCTTGCCTCCGGCCCGGTGGAATACAACGATTACGACACCGCGCTGGAGGCTTTGAAATGAAATTCTCCCGTTCCGTTTTCGCGGGAAAACCCGGCTGCGTGCTGGGCTGCGGCAAGTCCGGCCTGGCCTGCGCGAAACTGCTTGCGGAGCAGGGGTTTGGCGTCTTTGCCAGCGAGCGCAGGCCGCTTTCCGCCTTCGCCTCCCCGCCGGAGCTGCCCGCGGGGGCGGAGGCCGAATTCGGCGGCCACAGCGACAAGATGCTCTGCTGCGCCTTTGCCGTCAAAAGCCCCGGCCTCACCCCGGATGCGGAGGCGCTGCAGAGGCTGCGCTCCGTCTCCATCCCCGTGTTCAGCGAGATGGAAATAGCGCTGGCGCTGCTGCCGCGCTGCGAGGTGTTTGCCGTAACCGGCACAAACGGCAAAACCACCGTAACCGCCCTTCTGGGCGCGATACTGGAGGAAGAGGCGAAACTGCGCGGCAACAGGGCGCATACCGCAGGAAACATAGGCATTCCGCTGTCCGAAATGAGGCCGGAGCAGGGAGATTTCCTCGCGCTGGAGGTTTCCAGCTACCAGTTGGAGGACAGCGCGTGGTTCTCGCCGCAGGCGGCCTGCATAACCAACATAACGCCGGACCATATGGAGCATCACGGCGGGATGGTGAATTATATCTCCGCCAAGGGGAAAGTTTTCAGGCAGCAGCAGAAAGACGCGGTCTGCGTTTTCAACGCGCTGGACAGGCATTGCGTGAAGCTGTCCGGGGAATGCCCGTCTGAAAAACTCTTTTTCGCAAGCGGCAGGGCGGAGGCCGCGGTCAACGGCTTTCTGGAAAAAGGCCTCCTGCGGTTTGATGTTAACGGCAAAACCTGCAAAATCGCGCCGCCGAAACTGCCGGGCATTCATAACATGGAAAACGCGCTGACGGCGGGGCTTATGGCGCTGGGAAGGGGAGTTGCCGCCGCGTCCGTGGAAAAGGCTTTCGCCGCCTTCAAGGCGGTGGAGCACCGGCTGGAGGACTGCGGCCAGGCCGGCGGCGTGCGCTGCATAAACGATTCCAAGGCGACAAACGTGGATTCCGCGCTGGTCGCGCTCAAGGCGCTGGCCTCCGGAGAAAAAAACATCTGGCTGGTGCTGGGCGGGCTGGGCAAAGGGGCGCCCTACGCGCCGCTTATGCCGCAGATAAAACGCTCCGTTAAAACCATTCTTGCCATAGGCGCCGACGCCCCCAAAATAGCGGCGGAACTGGAAGGCTCCGCGCCCATACTCAACTGCGGCACCGTGGATTCCGCCGTCGCCAGCTGTCTGGAACTGGCAAAACCGGGCGACATACTGCTTTTTTCGCCGGCGTGCGCGTCTTTTGACCAGTTCAGGGATTTCGAGCATCGCGGCCAATACTTCAAGGAGCTTGTGCATCATGCCCAAACTGGCGCTGTTTGATCTGGACGGGACACTGGTTCGGGCCGGCGGCTGCGGCAGGCTGGCGCTCAACGCCGCCGTCAAGAAACTCTACGGCAGGGACAATGTCTGCGCCGGAATATCGCTTGAAGGCTGCACCGACAAGCAGAATTTCAGCAGCGCATACACGGTTGCCCGCGGCAGGAAAGCCTCCGCGCGGGACATAGCGTTAATCTCCAAAACCTACCTTTCGCTGCTGCCGGCGGAGGTTGAAAAAGCCGCGCGGGAAAAGCGGTATTTCAAGCTGCCGGGCATAGACAGATTTCTGGCCGAGCTTAAAAAGCGCGGCGTGATGGTTGCGCTGGGAACCGGCAACCTCAAAGGCGGCGCGTATCTGAAGCTGGGGCCATCGGGCCTGGCGGGGCATTTTGAATGCGGCGGCTTCGGCTGCGACGGGTTCACCCGGCTTGAAATGCTCAAAGCCGCCGTCCGCCGCGCGGAAAAGCTGGCGGGAACAAAGATAGCCCCCGCTCAGATCTATGTAATAGGCGACACGCCAAAAGACGTGTCTGCCGGCAAGGAAGGCGGCTACCACACGGCGGCGGTTACCGACGGTTTCGCGCCGCGCGAGGCGCTGCTCAACGCCGCGCCGGAACTGCTGGAAAAGGATTTTTCGGACATGCGGCCCTGGCTTGTCTGGCTGGGGCTGGAGCGCGACCCCAAAGGCGTAAAACGCGCCAGCTATATCTTCCCGGACTGCGGGATAGAGCATGTCCAGTTCGGGCGCACCGGGATGGACACGGAGCAGCTCCGGCTGATGAAAAAGAAACGCAATGCGAAACTGGCAAAAAAAGTATTTTGACCCGAAGCTCTACACCCCCGCCACCCCCGCCGCAATCGCCAAAGCCGGGGGCGAGGCCGCCTTTGCGCTGAAAACGCTGGGCGCGGAAAAGGGCTGGCGCATTCTGGACGTGTGCTGCGGCCCCGGCAGGCACAGCATTGAAATGGCGCGCAGGGGAATGCGCGTTACCGGGCTGGATTTCTGCAAGCCCTATCTGGGACAGGCCCGCGCCCGCGCGGAAAAGCTGGGGCTGGACATAAATTTTATCAGGGGCGACATGCGCGCCATGCCCTTTGACGGGGAATTTGACGCCACCGTGAACATGTTCACCAGCTTCGGCTATTTTGACCAGGCCGGCAATATGCGCGCGCTCAA
It includes:
- a CDS encoding tetratricopeptide repeat protein; amino-acid sequence: MKSLTLAALLAVCGPAFAAEEKPVPKPAISAEDTALARKNGVHEAILKLAKERKIPESELPAFYSAQAKAASQWFDQYMKTAESAAQNTGSAIQEWTAKTSSSPADADAWFFRAVTEERMGDLRAAEESYGKSLAADPKGRWGMAYYLRALVRKDLEDPSGAASDLDAAIDIAPGNPYFHYARASLGVEQGNYTDAARDMHSFFSVCEDSAAAQTVAQSMECEELAAMGFNITGCAQATGEGARKAAAPEIGFAPWEYSSQSEKNEIALYLYDAVGLAVNIAGSGGGAARAGTLAKTGDTALLSLSDSKTSLKAALKLYGLSLFVEPTAKAYLKHGAALLELARLYQHDDSLKLAEEDFDRALKLDPKGAGGWAFMLRARAHAAAGRYDAAEADADRATAADGENGCFFREKAAVLAAKKEYKKAAEAMAQFMKLAAKSKQTGEADELCNTLAANGAPAEGCFAPRPPAAQEENPLPPCSLPLEPIGEQNY
- a CDS encoding HAD family hydrolase, which codes for MPKLALFDLDGTLVRAGGCGRLALNAAVKKLYGRDNVCAGISLEGCTDKQNFSSAYTVARGRKASARDIALISKTYLSLLPAEVEKAAREKRYFKLPGIDRFLAELKKRGVMVALGTGNLKGGAYLKLGPSGLAGHFECGGFGCDGFTRLEMLKAAVRRAEKLAGTKIAPAQIYVIGDTPKDVSAGKEGGYHTAAVTDGFAPREALLNAAPELLEKDFSDMRPWLVWLGLERDPKGVKRASYIFPDCGIEHVQFGRTGMDTEQLRLMKKKRNAKLAKKVF
- a CDS encoding metal ABC transporter permease, with translation MTIDILSMGFAQRALLAAALVSAGCAALGVFLVLRRLSLLGDGLAHASFAGVAAGLLAGVNPFAAAAVFAVICSHWIFRLSEKTKMSGDAAIGIAGAAGVAAAAAISSAAGGFNSGLMTYLFGSVLTVTGAELAAAAAMTAAALGMIAVFYNELVCAAFEGEQARVLGVKTGALNAMFAAVAAGQIVAAVKVAGVMLTPALIVIPASAALLVARGFKTAIALACIIAAAGAVGGILAAFALNIPAGAAITLADLLLLAAAYAYARISGRRIRL
- a CDS encoding class I SAM-dependent methyltransferase, with amino-acid sequence MRNWQKKYFDPKLYTPATPAAIAKAGGEAAFALKTLGAEKGWRILDVCCGPGRHSIEMARRGMRVTGLDFCKPYLGQARARAEKLGLDINFIRGDMRAMPFDGEFDATVNMFTSFGYFDQAGNMRALNSMAKALRPGGKLLIDVIDRDFVADSKSPRDWHLREDGVYELEERDFDARRDIIRTRMVYIRPGQKPVERQFTLRLYNARTLSALLVKAGFKPLSFRDRLDFSKGGRGPRLVALAVKGE
- the murD gene encoding UDP-N-acetylmuramoyl-L-alanine--D-glutamate ligase encodes the protein MKFSRSVFAGKPGCVLGCGKSGLACAKLLAEQGFGVFASERRPLSAFASPPELPAGAEAEFGGHSDKMLCCAFAVKSPGLTPDAEALQRLRSVSIPVFSEMEIALALLPRCEVFAVTGTNGKTTVTALLGAILEEEAKLRGNRAHTAGNIGIPLSEMRPEQGDFLALEVSSYQLEDSAWFSPQAACITNITPDHMEHHGGMVNYISAKGKVFRQQQKDAVCVFNALDRHCVKLSGECPSEKLFFASGRAEAAVNGFLEKGLLRFDVNGKTCKIAPPKLPGIHNMENALTAGLMALGRGVAAASVEKAFAAFKAVEHRLEDCGQAGGVRCINDSKATNVDSALVALKALASGEKNIWLVLGGLGKGAPYAPLMPQIKRSVKTILAIGADAPKIAAELEGSAPILNCGTVDSAVASCLELAKPGDILLFSPACASFDQFRDFEHRGQYFKELVHHAQTGAV
- a CDS encoding trypsin-like peptidase domain-containing protein; the encoded protein is MKTAVCLLLVCLGNRAFARDKVIYGEDDRVDYYTASPEWRALADSTAALFKADKVAPDGTLSLETLASRHNLCSGQRFGEQPAGSYCSGSLVAPDVIMTAGHCLSVGDSSTNGLDVPECADIKFVFGYALKSPGAPPGKADPADVYRCAGVIARGFPGIGSRTSDYALLRLDRPVRNRAPVPLNRGKGVSAGNGVGVIGYPSGLPLKIAAGAAVRDASSPVFFTANLDSFGGNSGSMVFNLKTGLVEGIVVRGDSDFASNGDCNVYNIKPQNGGRGEDVIKISVILPHLNPPAEAATAEPAAAYEDIAARSRAILLSFDGVSNSARR
- a CDS encoding UDP-N-acetylmuramoyl-L-alanyl-D-glutamate--2,6-diaminopimelate ligase, translated to MLITELFRGVEAGPLPEGLDVSGIAVDSRDVKPGDVFFAFSGANTDGHLYIAEAVSRGARAVVTGGASGMDGGRLPFIKTPDINAALAACVNAFYKRPSAALEVIGVTGTNGKTTTTYLLESIWNAAGKKSGVTGTINYRIGGEIISGSVNTTPHALTLQKLLALTEQRGARTAIMEVSSHALALKRVDGILFDCAVFTNLAQDHLDFHLTRGDYLAAKRKLFEMLSAPENAKPGRLAVINGDDPAGWSLKTALSPAVKPVFFGLGAARDWRAQDIRAGLDGTEFTLVSPQGRTQARLSIWGIYNILNALAATACAAGRGIPMDAILNGLAALQRVPGRMEAVRAGQDFRVFVDFAHTESALSAVLAALKKQSSGKIYTVFGCGGERDRTKRGPMGVAVCSVCARAFITSDNPRREPPDQIFSDIEAGVKAAGLNNYTVIPDRREAVRQALKSARKGDIVLLAGKGHERCQVLASGPVEYNDYDTALEALK